The nucleotide window GGAGGAGCAGTTAGCCGACGTTCGAAGATCAGAAGCTGCATCACCGCCACTTAATCCGTCGGCAGCAGACCCTCCTCCCATCTCGGAGGACTCCGACATCAGTGACCTTCTCACTAAATCGCTGAAGCCTGACAGTCAGCAAGTGGATAACGCCTTGGAGGAGATTGGCTCTGACCTACCTGATGCCCGTCCTCCTCTGCAACTCGTTGACTATGACTTTAGTGCCCCCTTTAGCCCGCTCGAGGGTATCGCCGGCCAATCTTCTTCTCAGTCCAGGCCTCGGTGGGGACCTGCAGTCCAGCCTGAGTTGATGCAGCACTCGGAAGCTTCCAGCTCAGGTACAGACCAGGGTCAGAATGAGGCTGTAGCTGAACAAGAGGCACGTGATGAGCAGAAAAAGGATCAAACTAAGACGGAGGGAGTTGAGGCAGACACTAAAGGCCAAGACTTGGAGAGTGGAGATACACCTGGTGGAGGTGTTTCTCTCCCAGACCCTCAGCATTCTCTCTCCATTGCTAACATAAAGGTTCCAGACAGAAGCTCTCACGGCCATTCATCTGATGCTCATATAAAGGTTGGACAGAATGTCTCTGAGGTGACTGCTCACATCCCCTGCCCCAACATTCACGGCCATGCTTCAGACTCGCACATCAAGGTGGGAGAACACGTGTCCGAAGTCGGTGCTCCCGCGCCGTCCTCCGGTGCTCACGGTCACTCCTCTGACGCTCACATCAAAATCGGGGAATATGTTCCTGAGTGTGTCCCTAATCTTCCTGTCCGTAACATCCACGGTCATGTCTCGCATGCCCACATCAAGGTTGGCGAATATGTTTCTGAAATAGAGGCGGCGTTACTGTCGCCGAGCGTTCACGGCCACAGCTCTGACGCTCATATAAAGGTTGGCGAATATGTTTCAGACATCGTGGCGCCGCGGCCTGTGTGTAGCCTTCACGGCCACAGCTCTGACGCTCATATAAAGGTTGGCGAATATGTTTCAGATGTTGAGGCGCCGCGGCCTGAGCCCAGTGTTCACGGACATTCCTCTGACGCAAATATAAGGGTTGGGGAGTTTGTGTCTAATGTAGCGGAAGAAAGACCTCGTTGGAGTAAACACGGGCACGCCTCGGATTGTGTCCTCCAGCAGGGTTGTGTGGTCTCTGGAGAAGAACTCCCATCAGCCCCTCTGCCTGGCAGCTCTTACGGTCACTCCTCGGACTCAGCTTTAGGTATCGGGTGTATGGTCCAGGGAGAGGAGCCCAAACGGGCAGCGTTACCTGGCAGCGCCCACGGACATTCGTCAGACTCTGCTTTGGGCATCGGATGCGTCGTCTCAAAATCCGACCCGCTTCCATCGCCACTACCAGGCAGCGCCTACGGTCACTCCTCTGATTCAACACTGGGCATCGGCTGCATGGTCCAGGGGTCTGAGCCGCCACGCGCTGCTCTTCCAGGCAGCTCATACGGTCACTCATCAGACTCTTCTCTAGGGGTTGGATGTGtagtgaaaggaaaagaagatCAAAACCTGCAAAAGACAAAGAACGAGGAAGATAAAGGTACTAAAACATGGAGGGAGTATTGGACTCTACGTAGGTATTGGATTGTTACActtgagtttttatttctctgaatcAATAAGAGagtaattaaatataaaattagagCTATCAtacctttatttttcatttgtcacTTTTAAATCCAGCACATACTGCTCATGCCTCGGCATTCTCagataaaaatagagaaagCATCGATCAATCATTAAATAACCATTGTGCAGCTttccactgaaaacatttattttttgattgcAGTAACTACCCatctatttttaaagattgcATGTGTGTTAAATGAGACTTCTAACtagatggagaaaaagaaataatactTAAAAGTCTGATCTGCTGTAAGGGTCCATTTTAAAGTAACACAGTTCAGGTGGGCAGTTGAGTTTCTTTTCTTAAACCCAAATTGTTTGGATGTCATAAAACGGGGCTTTTTAGTTGATCACTTCCATACAAAGCTAAATATAATCATAGATTTCAAACTGTAACTGCCTTTTCCTCTGCAGGCCAAATtaaagcgttttttttttgggagggtttttggagcaaaatgtttacttttggCAAATGATCTCTAAATTTCTTCTCAGTTTCTCCTTCAGGCAGCTCCACCGATGACAGGATGGTGTGTTGGACGCCTGGTTTGTGGTTATCCCCTGGAGAGAAGACCCAGCAGGAATACCTGACGGCCCTGTCCGCTCAGTACCAGGTGGAGCACTACGAGGACTGCTACAACTTACTAGGTTAGTGCAGAACGCGGCTGAAAATAAAGTTCATATTTCTTTTGGTTGAGGCATTGCGTGCTTGGACAGCTATTCCCTCTGGGTTTGGATGATCTTCAGCTGAAAGGATTTTTCGCTCACTTTCGTTTTGTGATGTGAAACTGTGCCAGCAAGGTGTTGCTTTTACGACGGGGTgcaattgattttaaatttctAGGATCAATTGTCGCCTATCGTCTTTGTGTTGAGCATGGATTTGACTTGCTGAAATGACGGTCATTTCTGAAAACGAGGCTTATGTTTAGCTTTGGGGGAGGATCGTGGCATATCTTCGCTTTTTCactctgtttgttgtttattcacGCTGCAAGCATTCGCGCCAAAATCAATCAGCATCTTCTCCAGCGAATTCCTCTTCCACATCGCCGATCGAAGCCAGCAGACATAATTATTAGGGCCGGGTTTCCATAAATGCAGGGATGGAATCGACTGAGCAGGTGAAGCAACTGATTACTGCTGCAATCAGTCTGAAACTCGCTTAACTACAGCctcgattaaaaaaaataaaaaataaagagcaaaaaaatcCAGACATCTAGTTTCAGTTATGTAACCTGCAGCTGTGAGAAAGACGTTCCTTCACCAGCACGCCTGTCTTCTCCCCTTCACAGCTTCGTCCCCTGAGTCCCAGCTGCTGAAGCAGGTAACACGGGGGCCCTGGGGCCTTCCCATGGACCAGACGCTCCGCAGAGCCACAGACACCACAGCTGTCCAGCTCAGTGAGATGGTTTCCCTGCCGGTGCTGATAAAGCACTCTGTCACCGCCCCGCTCATCACGCAGTGAGTTTCCCTTCTGGAAGAGCGCATCATGAGGAGAGGCTCTCTTTGTGCTAGGCAAGAAGTAATGGCTTATTTCATAGCAAATTAATGATTCAGATTAAAGGTTTATCATTATGCATGAAACGTCTGGTGCCATGTTGACATCAGCTTTAACTGAATCCAgtcttatttaatttaaacttgcCACGTTCCAGTTAAGAGCATAATTGACCCTGCAGGAATGGCAGAGATGCTTGTCGTTCCAGAATAACACAGCTGGATGAATGCAGATTTCTAAACGTGATGAGAAAGAGGACATATTTCCATAAACTACATATAAACACCAATATAGTTCACTGTGGTATCAGCCTACTTCATGCTTGGTCGAATTGTCTGTATTCGTATTCTGCGATGCAAATGCTTCTCTCCATGACATGTCAACTCTGTTCCCAGCGTCTCCTTGGTGAATAAGGCTATAGTGGACTACTTCTTTGTGGAGCTGGGGGTGGAAAGACACTTTGAGGCGCTGCGCCACTTCCTGCTGATGGAGGATGGCGAGTTCGCCCAGTCTCTCAGCGATCTGATCTTTGAAAAGGTGACGCTCTTTGGCCTGTAATTATTTCTGGGttgcaagatttttattttttttttatctctccacCTTTCCTACGGTCAGACTTGAAGGAGCCGTTACTACTGTTAGCCTCTCTGGAGGTGATTTGGGAGCGTAGGTTTGCcatgtttcaaaaatgtgaacTCCCAGGTTTAAGGACTGTTTTTGTCCAACATGCTCACCCTGGGAGCACTTTAGGTaatggttttaattttctcccACTAACTATAATTAAATGCTGTTGGACTAGTTTCACAGATTACTATGTAGAAGAAAACGACATTTAGAGCAGCAGcctgtaacttttataaagaaaacatgctttttaCTTAGTTGTTAAATCTGTCACTGCAATAACATGTTCTGTAGTTTGTGCTGTCAGTGCTGTCTGTCTGACAAGGGTTCCCGCaattcagtttcacttttttccaaaaaaaataacaataaccaAATAAAACGGATGGATTCCTtccttgtttttactttttttttgttatctctttttttctttcttgccgTCTTTCCTGCTTGCCACCCACTGTTTTTATTGTCCCTTTGTTCCCGGCCTCTTGTTTCTCCACATTTCAAGCCTGACCTCTGTTGAAATCTCTGGCAGAAACTCGTAGTGAActttggattttaaaacaacCCGTGAGAAACACTGTTTCCATCCGGAAAAGTGAAGAATTTCTCCATGGAAAAAGGTGCGGGAACCCTGTCTGTCTGATTCCACTGCTGGCTTTTAAGCTTCCTGTCGTGAGATAACAAGCGCAGCCGTCGCTCACACCTCAGGGCTGTTCTACAGGAACATTCATGTACATCTGTCTCCTGGGGCCCGTCAGACAGAAGGTGTTGTTTATTCAGCCAGAGCTCTAATTCTACTGATTGGCACACCTTCAACCACACAGGAAGCGGAGCCTTTAATCAGTTGTGTATTTCTAAAACTAGAACTTGTTCTAAAAGTATGTTTATCTAAAGATTGGGAATATTTAAGTCgtcaaatgtttgctttgtgacCTTCCAGATGGCCAGCGGCCAGACTCCGGGCGAGCTGCTGACCCCGCTGGTCCTGAATTCCATCCTGAGTAAGGCCCTGCAGTACAGCCTCCACGGAGACACTCCCTTAGCTCCTAATTTCACCTTCGCCCTGCGCTTCCTGCCCGAAACCTTCCACCCCCACGCCCCGGACTCCCTCAACTGCTTGGAGCTGCGCTATAAGGTGAGCTGCCTTGACGGAGCGGGTACCGCGGCGACGACCCTGACATGGGCGTGTTCGTCCCGGCGTGAGTGTGACAGCCTGTCGTGTTTTGACAAACAGCTCAGAGGGTAAAAAACGAGCTTTATCTCTCACCGAAATAGGTGAGGCATCATAGAGGAATTAGATTCATGTCATGCTCAGAAACTAATGGCGCACATATGGGCCCCAGCTCTCCTCTCTCATGTTTCCTGAACCTGCTGACTCTCCATCTTGTTCCTCTTCCTGCTTATCTTTACCTCTTTCCTCACATGTTCTGCCTCTTTATGTTGCCGTGTTTCTCTCACCCCCGTCACAATCCTCTCACCTACTTTATCAACGGCTTCATATTCACACCTTTCTCTCCTGTCATCCATCACTCTGcctttacctgtttttttttccttttttcctcaaCTCTTATTTCACCTCCTTGTTATTTCCTTCCCCTCTCTCAACCTCTCTTAGCTTTTCCGTCTGACATAGATCTATCTCCTCCAGGTGGACTGGCCGTTGAACATCATCATCACCGACAGCTGCATGAACAAGTACAACCGCTTGTTTTcgttcctgctgcagctcaagCACATGGTGTGGAGCCTCAGGGATGTCTGGTTTCACCTCAAGAGGACAGGTGAGGGAAAGGCAGCTGCTGATGCAGCTCTAGTTCAAACTTCACCTCGCAGAAAGGAGGGATAAGATCCTGCTTTATACCAGGGTCTCCAATGTTTATAGAAAGAGATTTTCACGTTTTCTGTATGACTTATTTATTCGAAGCAGAGGTCGAAGCCTCTGCTTtgaataaaagataaacaaggaatgttgtttttctgttttcgtCATAGGGTTTGATTATATTGACTTGCAACTCTTTGTGCACAAATCTCAGAAATGGATAaactaaaaggagaaaaacaaaagtcttaaGATGGAAACGGatgatattgaaaatatttgccCAGAGCTAAAAAACGTGACCATATGTGGTACCTGTATTGTAAAACCTATAGTACTAATCAATTTAACACTAATTAATTTTTACAAGCTTTGAAgcgtttcacattttgtcccattCCAACCACAAACTCTTGTGTATTTTACTAGGATTTTATGACAGAGCGACACAAAGTACCTTATATTTAtcgagtggaaggaaaaggatgcATTCATCCATCTGACTGAATagagaacatctgtgaacatcaatttcaAGACTTACCACAGATTCTCAACTGGATTTCTAGCATATAAATATGCTGAAAAGTACATGCAGACCAAaagatataatttttaaaacctaaGATCACCAAAAATGCTGGGGGTTTTTCTCCTCCACATTCAAAACTATAAGCTAATCATtaactattttaattaaacaaattatttgtgaTTGTCCATCCATAACTTTAATTGTTTGTTGCATGCTTCCCTTATAAAAAGAGCTATGTAAAGGTAAtggcaaatcttctgaagctgggatataattaatttaatttcacataattatcgcagtagaagccatttgtttgttaaaattgtatgaagtacatttgttctatttgatgtttgttgtgaatgacatATACTCACAAAcaaacgaggtaattagtccaacgtttagaaactacggcggctgtaatgagccacagcaaaggtaaacaacggtaaaataacccgaacaggtgatcaactcaaaaccactcgtacctttttactctctctctctttgtagtttaagcacacttgttaccgtggcaaccgcctgcaccccgcaagacgagcaaagattgcgttaaaaacataacattcagtcagTTACGATATTAAGTTtacaggcttgatatttatttctcgattattaatcagcgcttccctgaacacagctatggttgattgactagctgtacttggtgctagactggctaacacgagtaacagttttgtccaaagccttttctgctaaaataaaatctttagtgtatgtcagatacagtacacatcaaatattgatctgtttagctaacgtacgattgtgtagcagacaggcttcacggtgtagaagttgtatcagtactgccaTTATGCtacttagctaacaggaagcgtgagtttgtgagacggccacgcaCGTGACCACGttcatcagccaatgaaaagcggcccctgtggtaaggtcTTCGCTAGCTAGCTAGGTTGTAGAGATCCATATGCAGTGTGAGAAGCATAAAGCTACTCCCAAGATCCACAAACAGACCCTAGAAATGTCACAGTTGTGATACCGGTGTTAAATTTAATTCACAATGGTCTTAAAAAAGGTCCTAAAAGTTGTTAAATTTGAGTCGGTGAAACCCTGCCATGTCTTGCAGCACTGGTGAAAGGCGCGGGCCGCTCGGTGCAGTTCCGCCAGCTGCAGCTCTACAGGCACGAGATGCAGCATTTTGTCAAAGTCATACAGGGTTACATCGCCAACCAGATCCTACAGGTGTCCTGGACTGAGTTCACGGCGAAGCTGGCCACCGCCGGTGACCTGGACGGCATCCACCGCACACACGCTGACTACCTCAACAGAGCCATCTTCAGGTGACAACTGGAACTGCAAATGTATAATCCACAACATCACAGCACTGCTGGTTGTAATTGTTGTCTCTGCAGAAATGAGgttatatttcatatttgaaGTTTGTTCTAGACGTCCAGAGGCAATAGTTTGTCCTGGGatgttcaattatttattttttctatttatttaggCACAGCAAGTTAAATCCTTTTTGGTTATCTTGTATTAGCTCATTTTATTCTCCTCATAACACACTCATTCACATTCTAGTTGAATGACGAGGCTAACTTGCGAACCCGATGAATGATTTAATCTGCATATGAATAATTCAGGAGAGGTTGTTACTATCACACCGAAGTGTTTCGTGGTTGTGTCTCGCTTTCGAAGGTcattaaaaagttaactttATTCTTTCTGTGACCTTTCTCTCCCTTCGCCCTCTCCAGGGGTCTGCTGACGGAGAAAGCAGCTCCGGTCATGAACATCATCCACAGCATTTTCAGCCTGATCCTCAAATTTCGGGCTCAGCTCATCGCGCAACCCTGGGACAGCCAGCAGGGGGAGGCAGTGCACCCGAGCTTCATTGCTATGCAGCAGTCATACAACACTTTTAAGTATTACTCCCACTTCCTTTTCAAAGGTAAGACCGGAGAATATTGTTTCACGTCTGGCTGAATGTAATTTGGCCTCTGTAGTTACAGTCGAGGCAAGACAGGAAAGATTgggaaaaaaggtttttccgttcagagaaaaatgaaaaaaatcatagtAACAGTTTCTGATCTTCCTGAtagattttaaacagtttttttaaccAGTTTAGTGTATAGCTGAGATTTTATTGTAGCTTAATATGGTTGGTTTCCTTAAGCAAATTTGATGTTAGTAGTTTATCAAAACTGTTTTAGATTTACGCTTTAGATCATTTTACCATTGGAACACCAAGTTGTGCTAAAGTTCCAGTCATCTGACCCAAATTGCTGCGCTTGGATGAAATGAAACTGGAGTGAATGATCCGTATTAATCCAGTCTGGTGTAAACTGGAAAATTGCTTGTACACCAGAGTCACTGTTCAGAGGAAAGCAGAGTGTAAAGTTATTCTGTGCAGCCTCTAAGAATGTTTGGAGAATTAAATTGAGGATTCTTAAACCTCAATTCATAGGTTTAAGAAATGAAcatcaattcaattcagttgaATCGAGTCTCTGTGTAGAATTCTGACCCCATGTGTCTTGAATGTGAACTTGTGCATCCAATTCTCATACTTAGAAATAAATAGCAaacaatgtttatattttttagttgTATAAGTagtaaattctgttttattttacctcgtgaaacattaatatttcaggggaaaaaatattatcAACATAATATTCATGCAGATTAGTGTATGTAAGCTTCTGGCTTAAGCTGCGAGACTGATGGACTAAAACGCATTTCTTTTCTCCCACTCCCCTTCCAGTGGTGACTAAACTGGTGAACCGAGGCTATCAGCCCCATTTAGAGGATTTCCTGCTTCGCATCAACTTCAACAACTACTACAAGGACTCTTAAGGTGCTCTCTGGTTTCCTGTTGTACATCACTTAATTGGCTGAACCCTCCCTGTGGGCCGCTTTGAGAAGATATGTTGGATTTATGATGGCGTTCAAACGTCCTTGAAATCCCATTTCTGCTGTCCTCCATTTAGGAACCAAACGGTAATTAATGTTGAGCCCTTAATGGTTTCCATGCACTTAAACAATCAAGGCGACATGCGTGAGCTGAAGCTCATGACTGTTGTGATGCATCTCGTATACATGTGGGCGTTCATCGATGTATATCTAAGGCTAATATAAATGAAGTGTTCATGTGtgaatacaaagttgacatgtTTTCTGAGtctgtttttatgtcaaattttttaaagtaatgtgtaaaaaaaaaactccaaacaatAACTCTGTTaagaaattacatatttattaaagacTGAATGTTAACATTAATGGTTTTAGAAAACCGGGTTTAATTAAGTGCAAAGCATTTCAGGTAATAAATGTAGCCgtttataaaaaaagacaagagtgaAGAAACACGTTCCTGCTAATATTATGGTAATGTACCTCCTTCACTGTGAGTACCGAGAATTTTTCTAATGATAAATGACttgcacaacaaaaaatatatatcaaggCTGTAGCTCTGCAGCAGGTCGCATACAGATGGAAAGTTTAAGTTTCCGGATGgaatattaaaagtttaaactaatttattcaaGCCAGTAATTTGctaaagagaaaacacaaacagcagctttgtctttacacacacacacacacacacacaaaaaccctCTTGATGGGAAACAGTAATCACATTAGTTTGCATTACTCAGGACTCTGGAGGAGTGAAAGTTTGCTTTGCAACATCAGACACACTGCAAATAAAGATCcggcaaaagaaaaaagggagcGCCTGGTATTTGAGAAGGTTCAGTTAGTGGCTTGTGGTTTCTGGAGTCTGGAGAAGCAGGCCATTTTTAAAGTAGGTGTCTTCATAGAGTTTCATCTGTAGATGTGGATTTTCTCTACCTTTTCACCTTCCActgatgttatttattttttattttttacacaaactagTCCCAGATCAGGCATTACCTCctactgttttttgtttgttttttgcagtcgTACatgtaactaaataaatttcCCCCAACTTCACCAACGTGTACATTCctcaaagtcagaatttttttatttatttattttttttgcaatccaTGTTGGCTGATTTGCTTTAATTTCTCCTTGCCTTGCATTTGTCTGTCCATCACCTGATAAGAGCTAAACTTCAATAGGCCTTGTGAAAGCTGATATGCACATTTTCCAAATTGAACTTCGTCTCAACTATGTACAGCTCCGGTGGAAAAGATGACGTACGCTCACACTGGACATGAAAGTCTGGTTAATTTGGAACCTTTAAAGTTTAAACCTTTAACCTTCATCTCAGGGTTGAAggatttacacattttatttgaaaaacaagagTGTACCTTCAATTTCTTTACACCCCAAAGGGTTAAAACTATACATAGAGGATGAAATATTAACCCTATTGGATATTTGTATTTGATCATCTTTATTTTGGGAGGAGAAAAGAGCACCTGGTACAGGTATATGCCGCTTCCCACATCAAcaaggtaaatatttttttgaattaaagttttatgactaggctggacaaaaaaaaaaaaaaaaaaaaaaatcccgaATGCTTCTAGTTTTAAAACGAACTGATGAAAAATAACAGCTCAAAATGCATCACTTAAGGCCAAAACTTAGTATTAAATTCGTCCGTGAAGTGAGAGTATGctaacttttcacttttacgCTAACTGGTATAGTAGGAAAACCAGTCCTGAATCAATAGTGCCTCTAATCCTCCTACATTGTTGGAACATAAGCTAAACAAAAACCATTTAATGTAACATTCAAGGTCAGGTTCTGTTCTTATCTGTACAAAATCTCCATTGCTTACAGTTTATCTGCTGAAATAAGATCAAACGacaaaaaaatgtccaacattCCCACAGACAACTACGCTTTCAGCTCTTGTGCTTTGAAACATGCGAAGCGGCCGTTTCTGGGTCTTCTTTCATGCATTAATGGAGAAACTTTGAGTGGAGATTCCTCTTGTATTACTGTTCGGTACTCAGAGCAGAGGCTTTAATCTTCTACAAGTGGAGACGGTGTCATTTATTCATGAACCGCAACAGtccctgcacacacacgcagatcAAACAGCAAATAGACACTCTGACAAACCATATTTACACACGACTCAGAGGAATGGAGCGtagagtttgttgttttgttttttttggggggggggggggggggggttcaaTGAGGATGTTGCGGACAGATTAtcctcagatttgtttttatgcagGTAGTGGGGAACTACTTCGAGCTTGATGTTAATATCGCTCACCAGGAATGCTTAAGATGGTGAAGCGTTAAAGTTTGTGGAgagagagcaaaacattttctctcctgCCCTGTATTTTATGGCTGATTATTATAAACCGCTATAGTCACTGTGAGCAAAAGCAATCAACATTGTctaaactttcttcttttttttttttttttagcttcttttgCTGTATTAATTAGTGCTTAACCTTAAAAGTGCATTATTTGTTTcgttcagaaaagaaaagaaaaaaattgccaAAAGAGATTAATTACTTACAGGTTTACGAGTCTTTCCGTACACAAACACCCTTCACACtatgaaacaaatgtaaacCTAAGCTGAAGTGAATAATTCACCACCAGGACCAATCAGGGCGCAGGACCTTAGGACCTGCCTGCTGTGTAAAAATAGTGCACAAGGAAATTAAGAACTTCGAAGATCCATACTGGTGTAAACATGGAACAGATGATACTGAACCCAAAGAGATGgatttgacttttgtttctgGTCAAACGCCATGTCTTAATCTGGAGATATGAACCCTGCGCTCTTGGGATGGTGTTACAGTACTAGAGTTAGGGGCGGGGAGGTCGTAATGAAacctggtttttgttttgttttgttgtttttttttttctggaggaAAAGGAATGTTCTAATGACGACTAGGCCTCAGACTCCAGGTCTTCTTGGTTCTCTCCGCTGTTCGAGTCGCCCGTCTCGGGTTCCAGGAGAAGGAACTTGCCGTCGTTGGTCAGAGGCATGTTCTTCATCAGCTCGGCCAGGGCCTCTGGATCCTTTAACAGAAACAGACCGTAAATACAATGTGTCAGTGTAAATACATTGACTCACAAAACgcaagttttcacattttgtcacgatACAGTCAGACGTCAAcgtattttatttatctatttattttttgtttgcttttatttttcgcctcctttactctgatatccataaataaaatccaatgcaacCAGCTCTGGCATTGGAAGTTGTCTAGGTAGGAAGTTTCTTAGTGAACAAACAcaatcatgaagaccaagggaCAAGGAGAAAGTATGTGGAGacgtttaaagcagggttacggttaggttataaaactaTATCTCCGACCTTTGAGCATTTTAAATAGCACTGCTTGTTTCATGAGAAAACTGAGAGTATGGTGCAGTAGTGGACGGAAATCTGAGTCTGTAGGTGTCCAACGCTAGTAGAGACAAATGTTAACGCACGTTTAGAGGGGGCTACATGATATTGGCTCAGAGGAGCTgattacatttgtttacatgtcaTGCAAATGAGTTTGACTCTAGTTTACGTTGCAGGTGCTCCCTCTAGTGGAGGCATTTGGTCTCCTCTTTATTCAAATCATCATTAACttcaaactaaattatttttaaagctgaaaatcTAAACATAATAGAGTCATCTCACTCCTGACATGGATATAAAACTGTCGCCTCCCTTTAtgcttttacataaaaattttttttaaaaactagaatTAATCAAAAGAATCAAGCATGACATCCTGGATTTGGATTTGCTGTCTGTGTCCCATAATAACATATTTACCTTCTTTGCTTCTGTAATCTCCTTTGCCAAGTTTATGGTGTAACATATCTGTGAACGAAAGGAGGAGGGCAGAACTAATTACACACTTTCAGCATCAGTGAGCACGAGTCTGAActcaagcagaaaaacaaaaacacgtattttgggggttggggggggcCCAACCTTTTCGCCCTCCGTGTTGCTCTCAAAGACAAAGGCGCTGAACGACGGCTCTCCCTCCTCGTTCCCGTCGCTCCAGTCTCTCCCCTCGACCACAAACCCCATCAGCCTCCCGTTCTCCTGATGGGCTGCGAACTGGCACACCTCTTCTAGCTGGAACTGAGGAAATAAAAGGTATTAACGTGGTGCAGACAGCATGACGGGAGCCTTTAATTAAAAGCAATGACCCGATTTTTAGGGCATGCTTACGCTTATTCTTGTTACTTGAGTTTGTGGGTCAATCAACCTGcgaaggagaaaagaaaatgcttttcttttaggaagtttttttgcctctttttttttttccccc belongs to Gambusia affinis linkage group LG08, SWU_Gaff_1.0, whole genome shotgun sequence and includes:
- the tubgcp6 gene encoding gamma-tubulin complex component 6 isoform X3, whose translation is MYSSSNNPTKANSGSSSITELLSALCDRCLSGVSWKRRALGGVSREGFHRALKKRAYGALLSKLFQDGTKGSASRPSAAARTPPRNKVLMMCFDLRVAGCREEAEALEDQLGRLREGASSGLKEVDSVLELLVCLAGSAPLPPTSFSRDYMRRERAVLRRPQPWSYQSEELQRLEARAWGLVCAEEWGTLETLCGTQRLLDSLPRTGLLALRTKVEAEERFEKETRLSLFGALQHTRTSDMDIRLDLPPIPSNIDVTGLAIRVPHYLDQSEDEGFQSASNLTPDSQSEASPVPDVDIWEAVRTFEPRRRRCWESVGCPPGKRESFYLTEGGRETFDQLYRLWEGEMRVVSSGNSSPILMLPLDSQTQLVSDLLNVLIGVASTTFPLNQQSIQFDVRPGVCVSGASPESVSRLLGELAQYGTHYLRLSRFCLQSADKKGLVFQAFTGGLRKYLHYFRACVLSTPPTLSLLTIGFLFRKVGRQLRYLSELCCVDGLSGSGQAAFPVGVKLLSYLYNEAQSNCSNENYPILLSLLKSCCEPYTRFVYDWVYSGVFRDVCGEFMIQVNEDYLSFRDKHFWVQGYTLISKDVEDCVPVFLRQFANDVYVCGKTINLLRICCPQHYICWSELPVPRIAVTFSLQEVEEIERECAVYRGRMERIAKHSAVSREEQALRAERSRQELINQVRESTAKTLESIRGRQVSQRLAEEAKKRERFEELKQHLEQEQEWRNAAKKRLEDDDFGFARELRDREKRLQALEEQLEQRARKELIAQYSRLSEEAARRERRAMWRVQRMRLHEAREQFFMLDRQKIQVLLDKYPFGHGSPPVTALPSGPSLTPQQTHEFSTQEEQLADVRRSEAASPPLNPSAADPPPISEDSDISDLLTKSLKPDSQQVDNALEEIGSDLPDARPPLQLVDYDFSAPFSPLEGIAGQSSSQSRPRWGPAVQPELMQHSEASSSGTDQGQNEAVAEQEARDEQKKDQTKTEGVEADTKGQDLESGDTPGGGVSLPDPQHSLSIANIKVPDRSSHGHSSDAHIKVGQNVSEVTAHIPCPNIHGHASDSHIKVGEHVSEVGAPAPSSGAHGHSSDAHIKIGEYVPECVPNLPVRNIHGHVSHAHIKVGEYVSEIEAALLSPSVHGHSSDAHIKVGEYVSDIVAPRPVCSLHGHSSDAHIKVGEYVSDVEAPRPEPSVHGHSSDANIRVGEFVSNVAEERPRWSKHGHASDCVLQQGCVVSGEELPSAPLPGSSYGHSSDSALGIGCMVQGEEPKRAALPGSAHGHSSDSALGIGCVVSKSDPLPSPLPGSAYGHSSDSTLGIGCMVQGSEPPRAALPGSSYGHSSDSSLGVGCVVKGKEDQNLQKTKNEEDKGSSTDDRMVCWTPGLWLSPGEKTQQEYLTALSAQYQVEHYEDCYNLLASSPESQLLKQVTRGPWGLPMDQTLRRATDTTAVQLSEMVSLPVLIKHSVTAPLITHVSLVNKAIVDYFFVELGVERHFEALRHFLLMEDGEFAQSLSDLIFEKMASGQTPGELLTPLVLNSILSKALQYSLHGDTPLAPNFTFALRFLPETFHPHAPDSLNCLELRYKVDWPLNIIITDSCMNKYNRLFSFLLQLKHMVWSLRDVWFHLKRTALVKGAGRSVQFRQLQLYRHEMQHFVKVIQGYIANQILQVSWTEFTAKLATAGDLDGIHRTHADYLNRAIFRGLLTEKAAPVMNIIHSIFSLILKFRAQLIAQPWDSQQGEAVHPSFIAMQQSYNTFKYYSHFLFKVVTKLVNRGYQPHLEDFLLRINFNNYYKDS